ATCGCCCTGCTGGACCAGTGGGTGCCGACTACGACAAGGCTCTGATCTGCTGCAGCAGGTGATCGAGGCCGTCGCGCAAGGGATCAAGGTTGTCGAGATCGACGCCGCTGTCGCACAACAGCGCCGCCTTGAGCGGCGGCACCTGATCCCGCAGAGCCAGTCCGGCTTCGCTCAGGCTCAGGTGCACTTCCCGTTCATCGCGCCCGGAACGTTGGCGCTGCACCAACTGCAGTTGCTGCAAACGCTTGAGCAGCGGGGTCAGGGTTCCGGAGTCGAGCAACAGACGCTCCCCCAGGGCTTTGACGGTCGGCTGCGGCACAGGCGTCGCCTGCCACTCCCACAGCACCAGCATCACCAGGTACTGCGGGTAGGTCAGGCCGAGGCGGTCGAGCATCGGCTTGTAACCACGCACCACCGCCCGCGAGGCGGCGTACAGCTTGAAGCACAGCTGGCGGTCGAGCTGGAGGGAGGCATCCACGGGCAGGTCGTTCATTTGAGCAGGGCTTCGATCTCGCGGGTCAGGTCCTGGGGCTTGGTCGCCGGAGCGAAGCGCTTGACCAGCTTGCCGTCCCGACCGATCAGGAACTTGGTGAAGTTCCACTTGATGCCCTGGGAACCGAGGACACCGGGCGCGCGCTTCTTCAACTGGACGAACAGCGGGTGGGCCGCGGCGCCATTGACGTCGATCTTCTTGAACAGCGGGAAGCTGACGCCATAGTTCAGCTCGCAGAACTCGGAAATCGCCCCTTCGTCACCCGGCTCCTGCTTGCCGAACTGGTTGCAGGGAAAACCCAGCACCACCAGGCCCTGGTCCTTGTAGGTCTGCCACAGCTGCTCAAGCCCCTTGTACTGAGGGGTGAAGCCACATTTGCTGGCGGTGTTGACCACCAGCACGGCCTTGCCGGCGAAGTCCGCCAGGGTCTTGTGTTCGCCCTTGATGGTGGTGCAGGGAATAGTCAGCAGCGAGTCGGTCATGGCAGCAATTCCACTCAGGATAAGAGTCGGTAAAAATAGCGCCCAATTAAATTGTGTGCAATTTAATTGATAAAAAGGCGACCCAAGAGTCGCCTTGTGCCCTAGCGCGGCGAGAGATCCAGACACACCGAGTTGATGCAGTAACGCAGGCCGGTGGGTGGCGGACCGTCCGGAAAGACGTGGCCCAGGTGGGCATCGCACTTGGCACAGACCACTTCGGTGCGGATCATGCCGTGGCTCATGTCCCGGATCTCGACCATGGCGCTGTCGGCGATCGGCTCGTAGAAACTGGGCCAGCCGCAGCCGGAGTCGAATTTGGCCCGGGAGTCGAACAGCGGCTCGTTGCAGCAGATGCAGTGATAGACGCCATCGGTCTTGGTGGCGTTGTACTTGCCCGAGAACGGGCGTTCGGTGCCTTTGAGCCGGCAGACGTTGTACTGCTCCGGATCGAGCATCGCCCGCCACTCTTCCAGGGTTTTTTCCAGCTTTTCCATGGTCCTTCCTCTGCAACGGAAAAAGCCCGATCTGTGTCTTTTCCACGGATCGGGCGGCACGTATGATTGCGCCTCGTCAGACGCCAGTCTGGCAGCCGCGTTACACCCATTCAAACGGATTTTGCCGCAGCCGGTGCGGGCTACAGGCCGGTGTGACACGGCAGGATTCCCAGTACGGTAGTTCATCCTCCGCCTGGATCGTTCATTTTCGGGAACACATCGCCATGCAGGTCAGCAAATCGAACAAGCTCGCCAACGTCTGTTATGACATTCGCGGCCCAGTGCTCAAGCACGCCAAGCGTCTGGAAGAGGAAGGCCATCGCATCCTCAAGCTGAACATCGGCAACCCGGCGCCCTTTGGTTTCGAAGCGCCGGACGAGATTCTCCAGGACGTGATCCGCAACCTGCCCACCGCCCAGGGCTACAGCGATTCCAAGGGCCTGTTCAGTGCGCGCAAGGCGGTGATGCAGTACTACCAGCAAAAGCAGGTGGAAGGCATCGGCATTGAAGACATCTACCTGGGCAACGGTGTTTCCGAGCTGATCGTGATGGCCATGCAGGCCCTGCTCAACAACGGCGACGAAGTGCTGGTGCCAGCCCCGGACTATCCGCTGTGGACCGCCGCGGTGAGCCTCGCCGGCGGCAACCCGGTGCACTACCTGTGCGACGAGCAGGCCAACTGGTGGCCGGACCTGGCCGACATCAAGGCCAAGATCACCCCGAACACCAAGGCCCTGGTGATCATCAACCCGAACAACCCCACCGGCGCCGTGTACCCCAAGGAAGTGCTGCTGGGCATGCTGGAACTGGCCCGCCAGCACAACCTGGTGGTGTTCTCGGACGAGATCTACGACAAGATCCTCTACGACGACGCCGTGCACATCTGCACCGCCTCCCTGGCACCGGACTTGCTGTGCCTGACCTTCAACGGCCTGTCCAAGTCCTACCGCGTAGCCGGTTTCCGTTCCGGCTGGGTGGCGATTTCCGGTCCCAAGCAACATGCCCTGAGCTATATCGAAGGCATCGACATGCTGGCCAACATGCGCCTGTGCGCCAACGTGCCCAGCCAGCACGCGATCCAGACCGCCCTGGGCGGCTACCAGAGCATCAACGACCTGGTGCTGCCGCCGGGCCGCCTGCTGGAACAGCGCAACCGCACCTGGGAGCTGCTCAACGACATTCCCGGGGTCAGCTGCGTGAAACCCATGGGCGCGCTGTATGCCTTTCCCCGGATCGACCCGAAAGTCTGCCCGATCCATAACGACGAGAAGTTCGTTCTCGACCTGCTGCTTTCGGAAAAACTCCTGGTGGTCCAGGGCACCGCCTTCAACTGGCCTTGGCCGGATCACTTCCGCGTGGTCACCCTGCCGCGGGTGGATGACCTGGAACAGGCCATTGGTCGGATCGGAAGTTTCCTCAAGTCCTACCGTCAGTAATCCGAATCACGCAGTGCGATCCTTACCCGGTCGCACTGCGATTAATTCAGCAACACATCTTCACTGCCCTGCACCACGCCCCTTCTATAAGCTTGCACTTTCCGCCCGGCCCATGGTCACAAACCCTGCACCGCAGCCGGTTGATTGCCCCTTCCGACAATCGCTCGCGCCGCGTCAATGCAAGCGCCTAACACTGGGGCTAGACGACACAGTTTGAAATAGAAGCCGTATTGAATAGGCCGTTGCCGCACCTTATATACCCCGCAGTACGCTACATCTTTAGCTTGAGGAGATTTCTACAACCATGATGCGAATCCTGCTGTTTTTGGCCACTAACCTTGCGGTCGTGCTGATTGCCAGCATCACCCTGAGCCTTTTCGGCTTCAACGGGTTCATGGCGGCCAATGGGGTTGATCTCAACCTCAATCAGCTGCTGATTTTCTGTGCCGTCTTTGGTTTTGCCGGTTCGCTGTTCTCGCTGTTCATCTCCAAGTGGATGGCGAAGATGAGCACCAGCACGCAGATCATCACTCAACCGCGCACCCGCCATGAGCAATGGTTGTTGCAAACCGTTGAGCAACTGTCCCGCGAAGCCGGGATCAAGATGCCCGAAGTGGGTATTTTCCCGGCCTACGAGGCCAACGCCTTCGCTACCGGCTGGAACAAGAACGACGCCCTGGTAGCGGTCAGCCAGGGCCTGCTGGAGCGTTTCTCGCCCGATGAAGTGAAAGCCGTGCTGGCCCACGAGATCGGTCACGTTGCCAACGGCGACATGGTGACCCTGGCGCTGATCCAGGGCGTGGTGAACACCTTCGTGATGTTCTTCGCGCGGATCATCGGCAACTTCGTCGACAAGGTGATCTTCAAGAACGAAGAAGGCCAGGGCATTGCCTACTACGTGGCGACCATCTTCGCCGAGCTGGTCCTGGGCTTCCTGGCCAGCGCCATCGTCATGTGGTTCTCGCGCAAGCGTGAATACCGTGCCGACGAAGCCGGTGCCCGCCTTGCCGGCACCAACGCCATGATCGGCGCCCTGCAGCGCCTGCGTTCGGAACAGGGCCTGCCGGTGCATATGCCCGACACCCTGAACGCCTTCGGCATCAATGGCGGCATCAAACAGGGCCTGGCTCGCATGTTCATGAGCCACCCGCCGCTGGAAGAGCGTATCGACGCCCTGCGTCGTCGCGGCTGATCCGCTGCAAGGCCATACCCAAAAGGGCGACGCGAGTCGCCCTTTTGCATGGCCGCCAATAAAGCCTATTCACGGACACCTTGCTTGTTCAGGCGATAGACCCGCTCCACCAGCCGGGTCACGCCACCCTGGAGAAACTTCCAGCTCTCTCCCAGAATGTCGCGCTCCGTTTCGACCTGCAGCTGCCAGACATCCCCCAGGCGCTGTCGAACCTCATCGT
This genomic stretch from Pseudomonas sp. Os17 harbors:
- a CDS encoding MarR family winged helix-turn-helix transcriptional regulator yields the protein MNDLPVDASLQLDRQLCFKLYAASRAVVRGYKPMLDRLGLTYPQYLVMLVLWEWQATPVPQPTVKALGERLLLDSGTLTPLLKRLQQLQLVQRQRSGRDEREVHLSLSEAGLALRDQVPPLKAALLCDSGVDLDNLDPLRDGLDHLLQQIRALS
- a CDS encoding glutathione peroxidase — encoded protein: MTDSLLTIPCTTIKGEHKTLADFAGKAVLVVNTASKCGFTPQYKGLEQLWQTYKDQGLVVLGFPCNQFGKQEPGDEGAISEFCELNYGVSFPLFKKIDVNGAAAHPLFVQLKKRAPGVLGSQGIKWNFTKFLIGRDGKLVKRFAPATKPQDLTREIEALLK
- the msrB gene encoding peptide-methionine (R)-S-oxide reductase MsrB, producing the protein MEKLEKTLEEWRAMLDPEQYNVCRLKGTERPFSGKYNATKTDGVYHCICCNEPLFDSRAKFDSGCGWPSFYEPIADSAMVEIRDMSHGMIRTEVVCAKCDAHLGHVFPDGPPPTGLRYCINSVCLDLSPR
- a CDS encoding pyridoxal phosphate-dependent aminotransferase; its protein translation is MQVSKSNKLANVCYDIRGPVLKHAKRLEEEGHRILKLNIGNPAPFGFEAPDEILQDVIRNLPTAQGYSDSKGLFSARKAVMQYYQQKQVEGIGIEDIYLGNGVSELIVMAMQALLNNGDEVLVPAPDYPLWTAAVSLAGGNPVHYLCDEQANWWPDLADIKAKITPNTKALVIINPNNPTGAVYPKEVLLGMLELARQHNLVVFSDEIYDKILYDDAVHICTASLAPDLLCLTFNGLSKSYRVAGFRSGWVAISGPKQHALSYIEGIDMLANMRLCANVPSQHAIQTALGGYQSINDLVLPPGRLLEQRNRTWELLNDIPGVSCVKPMGALYAFPRIDPKVCPIHNDEKFVLDLLLSEKLLVVQGTAFNWPWPDHFRVVTLPRVDDLEQAIGRIGSFLKSYRQ
- the htpX gene encoding protease HtpX → MMRILLFLATNLAVVLIASITLSLFGFNGFMAANGVDLNLNQLLIFCAVFGFAGSLFSLFISKWMAKMSTSTQIITQPRTRHEQWLLQTVEQLSREAGIKMPEVGIFPAYEANAFATGWNKNDALVAVSQGLLERFSPDEVKAVLAHEIGHVANGDMVTLALIQGVVNTFVMFFARIIGNFVDKVIFKNEEGQGIAYYVATIFAELVLGFLASAIVMWFSRKREYRADEAGARLAGTNAMIGALQRLRSEQGLPVHMPDTLNAFGINGGIKQGLARMFMSHPPLEERIDALRRRG